The Victivallis sp. Marseille-Q1083 genome has a window encoding:
- a CDS encoding PD-(D/E)XK nuclease family protein, producing the protein MATIDELRQEPHWSYSALNTYLNICQAQFMYRYVDQAEVERTSVCFPFGKAFHAALTAQAWECMMGSSLTRDEIVDRFEEAFKIEADATPNLVYKEGENFDTVIDLAAKMLDAALANWSDYYTIKGVAQAFKGDVPELDKPLIGEYDLIVQDGRDACIVDWKTSASRWPAGKADRDLQATVFSYAYEKQNGTAPLFRFDVITKTKNPGCESHYTSRGFHDFRRFEALANRAQYAINKGVFLPNETSFACGECPYRDRCRTWHLKKWR; encoded by the coding sequence ATGGCGACGATAGACGAACTGCGACAGGAACCGCACTGGTCGTATTCGGCGCTGAATACGTACCTCAACATCTGTCAGGCGCAATTCATGTACCGGTACGTGGATCAGGCCGAAGTTGAACGTACTTCGGTCTGCTTCCCATTCGGCAAGGCGTTTCATGCGGCCTTGACCGCTCAGGCGTGGGAGTGCATGATGGGCAGCTCGCTGACCCGCGATGAAATCGTTGACCGGTTTGAAGAGGCGTTCAAGATCGAAGCCGACGCTACTCCGAACCTGGTCTACAAGGAGGGCGAGAACTTCGACACGGTGATCGATCTTGCTGCGAAGATGCTGGATGCGGCGCTGGCGAACTGGTCGGATTACTACACGATCAAGGGTGTCGCGCAGGCGTTCAAGGGTGACGTTCCCGAACTGGACAAGCCCCTGATCGGTGAGTACGATCTGATTGTTCAGGACGGACGGGATGCCTGTATCGTGGACTGGAAAACCTCGGCCAGTCGCTGGCCTGCCGGAAAAGCCGACCGCGATCTTCAAGCTACCGTGTTCAGTTACGCCTATGAGAAACAGAACGGCACGGCTCCGCTCTTTCGGTTCGATGTCATCACCAAGACCAAGAATCCGGGTTGTGAATCGCACTACACCAGTCGCGGCTTTCACGACTTCCGGCGCTTCGAGGCGCTGGCGAACCGGGCGCAGTACGCGATCAACAAAGGCGTGTTCCTGCCGAATGAAACATCATTCGCCTGCGGCGAGTGTCCGTATCGGGACCGTTGCAGGACGTGGCATCTAAAGAAATGGAGGTAA
- a CDS encoding DUF932 domain-containing protein, whose translation MGLMMSEGKFVGRDEIALVPTPAATASWKPVPHSEVIDAVTDVVRAHNWQILDEQYGLARDGQRMFGVIRINRSSSTEWSRCIGIRNSHDRTIAVGLAAGLNVQVCANLMFGGSTVLKRRHTSRIELNGLVVEAIDALEDDFLTLETVAEDLKIQYVREDAARAAIVKAAEAGAVNSSDILPIFREFKEPRHEEFAEPTRWALLNAFTENAKKYSPARADICYRGLTRLFGLDGQPPTLWK comes from the coding sequence ATGGGACTGATGATGAGTGAAGGCAAGTTCGTCGGGCGTGACGAGATTGCACTGGTTCCGACGCCTGCGGCGACTGCGAGCTGGAAGCCGGTGCCGCACAGTGAGGTGATCGACGCAGTAACCGATGTGGTCAGGGCGCACAACTGGCAGATTCTCGACGAGCAATACGGTCTGGCCCGTGACGGTCAGCGGATGTTCGGTGTGATCCGAATCAACCGGAGTTCAAGCACGGAGTGGTCACGTTGCATCGGTATCCGTAACAGTCATGACCGCACGATTGCGGTTGGCTTGGCCGCCGGATTGAACGTACAGGTCTGCGCGAATCTCATGTTCGGTGGCAGTACGGTTCTGAAGCGACGGCATACCTCACGGATTGAGCTGAACGGTCTGGTCGTGGAAGCCATCGACGCACTCGAAGATGATTTCCTGACGCTCGAAACCGTGGCCGAAGACTTGAAGATTCAGTATGTTCGGGAAGATGCCGCCCGTGCCGCCATCGTCAAGGCGGCGGAAGCCGGTGCCGTCAACTCCTCGGACATTCTGCCGATCTTCCGGGAGTTCAAAGAACCACGTCATGAGGAGTTCGCCGAACCGACCCGCTGGGCGCTTCTGAATGCGTTCACCGAGAACGCCAAGAAGTACAGCCCAGCCCGTGCTGACATCTGTTATCGCGGACTGACCCGCCTCTTTGGTCTCGACGGCCAGCCGCCGACTTTGTGGAAATAA
- a CDS encoding inovirus-type Gp2 protein: MPHPIITGTEYRGFSLLDYTGPNAGYNSAILDRIIDRIDFMLSRHSQVLLVHLIVRYPANVTASGDNDSFQYFMEEYRRFLSQFNYQPHYIWAREQHNSGNPHYHLLLLLNGNAIRFYLASHRANKLWTAALRKNFPDAEISGSGLIHQASIGSSQHGLMLQRGNEYLRREAIRIFSYLAKLNTKGNAPLGIREFNCSILKKG, from the coding sequence ATGCCACACCCTATCATCACTGGAACCGAATACCGGGGCTTTTCTTTACTGGATTATACGGGTCCTAATGCCGGTTACAATTCAGCGATCCTTGATCGAATCATCGACCGCATTGACTTCATGCTTTCCCGGCACAGCCAGGTCTTGCTGGTCCATCTGATTGTCCGCTATCCTGCCAATGTCACCGCCTCAGGCGACAACGACAGCTTTCAATATTTCATGGAGGAATACCGCCGTTTTCTCTCCCAATTCAACTACCAGCCGCATTACATCTGGGCACGGGAGCAGCATAACTCCGGCAATCCCCATTATCATTTGCTGTTGCTTTTGAACGGAAACGCTATCCGCTTTTATCTTGCTTCGCACAGGGCGAATAAACTTTGGACGGCCGCCCTGCGGAAGAATTTTCCCGACGCTGAAATTTCCGGGAGCGGCCTGATTCATCAGGCTTCCATCGGCAGCAGCCAGCATGGGCTGATGCTTCAGCGCGGCAATGAATATCTCAGGAGGGAAGCCATCCGCATTTTCTCTTACCTCGCCAAACTTAACACCAAAGGGAATGCGCCTCTCGGAATTCGTGAATTCAATTGCTCCATATTGAAGAAAGGATGA
- a CDS encoding ATP-dependent RecD-like DNA helicase: protein MRNGKNVFLTGSAGTGKSAVIDALRQYKNRLVCLAPTGLAARNLRQASTIHAFFSIGHSTDETALRNRLRAAETILIDEISMVRVDLFQKIDRLLRLHVADRPFGGKQIIVVGDFHQLPPVAESAPIQEALEECYGGIYAFNAPAWEQAHFETVRLNRIHRQTDRKYINFLEALRATAPSLPDYLKLSESCDSSRPADWPALCCTRHAAALINAGEMNRLAGEETCFNGKITGRFPIHELPVELNLKVIEGARMMLLANRYDTQPGGQYVNGDIGVVSTYSSLGNWIEVLLDRGGTVRVTPTMWSNCEYEAEVDNGELELHVNEIGYFRQFPLIPAYATTIHKAQGQTIPKIHLVLGKGCFAPGQLYTALSRVRSFADLTLDRPIRFEETIVDPQIQDFLRRLEV, encoded by the coding sequence ATGCGGAACGGGAAGAATGTCTTCCTGACCGGGAGCGCCGGAACCGGAAAATCCGCCGTTATCGACGCCTTGCGTCAATATAAGAATCGATTGGTTTGCCTTGCCCCAACCGGTTTGGCCGCCCGCAATCTCCGACAGGCCTCCACCATTCACGCCTTCTTTTCTATCGGACACTCGACGGATGAAACAGCCTTACGCAATCGCCTGCGGGCTGCGGAGACCATTCTGATCGATGAAATTTCCATGGTCCGGGTCGATCTGTTTCAGAAAATCGACCGGCTTTTGCGGCTCCATGTCGCCGACCGCCCCTTCGGAGGGAAACAGATCATCGTCGTTGGAGATTTCCATCAATTGCCGCCGGTCGCCGAATCGGCTCCAATTCAAGAGGCATTGGAAGAGTGCTACGGAGGCATATATGCCTTCAATGCGCCGGCCTGGGAGCAAGCGCACTTTGAGACGGTTCGCCTGAACCGGATTCACCGGCAGACCGACCGGAAATACATCAACTTTCTCGAAGCCCTCCGAGCCACAGCTCCAAGCTTACCGGATTATTTGAAGCTGAGTGAGTCATGTGATTCTTCGCGTCCTGCCGACTGGCCGGCTCTCTGCTGTACACGCCATGCGGCGGCGCTGATCAATGCGGGGGAAATGAACCGCCTAGCCGGGGAGGAAACCTGTTTCAATGGAAAAATCACCGGACGCTTTCCCATTCATGAACTGCCGGTCGAACTGAATCTGAAAGTGATTGAGGGAGCCCGGATGATGTTGTTGGCCAACCGCTACGACACTCAGCCAGGAGGGCAGTATGTCAATGGGGATATCGGTGTTGTCAGCACATACTCCTCACTGGGGAATTGGATTGAAGTTCTGCTGGATCGAGGCGGCACCGTACGGGTTACGCCCACAATGTGGAGCAATTGCGAATACGAGGCCGAAGTGGATAACGGAGAACTGGAATTGCACGTAAACGAAATCGGATATTTCCGGCAGTTTCCATTGATCCCGGCTTATGCGACAACTATCCACAAAGCCCAAGGGCAAACCATTCCGAAAATTCATTTGGTTCTCGGGAAAGGATGCTTTGCTCCGGGACAACTTTATACCGCATTGTCGCGCGTTCGTTCCTTTGCCGACCTGACGCTCGACCGTCCGATTCGGTTTGAAGAGACCATCGTTGATCCGCAAATTCAGGATTTTCTCCGGCGGCTCGAAGTGTAA
- a CDS encoding ATP-binding protein: MKNRPLYLKELQKYRDKSVIKVVTGIRRCGKSSLLQLFVEYLKEQKVPEGRILQINFESLQYDGMIYRELYDRVMEKAKAGTGKFYLFLDEIQRVEHWEKAINSFQVELDADIYITGSNAYLLSSDLATYLAGRYVEIRMLPLSFREFLDFHTFPETVPAETKFEHYLRFGGFPGLAEFDFNEKQIHEVLEGIYASAVLKDIYQRLEIRNSDLLDKVCRFFADNIGNTSSANRVAGVLEAEGNLPKAKKGISAGLVSGYVDALVNAFIFYRADRYDIKGKELLKTLSKWYIVDMGFRNLLLGYRNADRGHVLENLVYLELLRRGYTVSIGKIGPLEVDFIATNQTEKHYIQVTETMLGEETRARELEPLRKISDNYPKTVLTMDRNFLTNEDGIEIVNLIDWLLG; this comes from the coding sequence ATGAAAAATCGCCCTTTATATCTGAAAGAGCTGCAAAAGTACCGGGATAAGAGTGTCATCAAAGTTGTGACCGGCATCCGGCGTTGCGGCAAATCAAGTTTGCTTCAGCTTTTTGTGGAGTACCTGAAAGAACAGAAGGTTCCGGAGGGACGGATACTCCAAATCAATTTCGAATCGCTTCAATACGACGGAATGATTTATCGGGAGCTTTACGACCGGGTGATGGAGAAAGCGAAGGCCGGCACTGGAAAATTTTATCTGTTCCTGGATGAAATTCAGCGGGTGGAGCATTGGGAAAAGGCGATCAATTCCTTTCAGGTGGAGCTGGACGCCGACATCTACATCACCGGTTCAAACGCCTATTTGCTCTCGTCGGACCTGGCGACTTATCTGGCCGGACGCTATGTTGAAATCAGAATGCTGCCGCTCTCTTTCCGGGAATTTCTGGACTTCCATACCTTTCCGGAAACCGTTCCAGCGGAGACGAAATTTGAGCATTATCTCCGGTTCGGCGGTTTTCCCGGCCTGGCGGAATTCGACTTCAATGAGAAACAGATTCATGAAGTTCTGGAAGGCATTTACGCTTCCGCCGTGCTGAAAGATATCTATCAGCGGCTGGAAATCCGAAATTCCGATCTGCTGGATAAGGTGTGCCGTTTCTTCGCCGACAATATCGGCAATACTTCAAGCGCCAACCGCGTCGCCGGAGTATTGGAAGCGGAAGGCAATCTGCCCAAAGCGAAAAAAGGCATCTCCGCCGGGCTGGTTTCGGGGTATGTCGACGCGCTGGTGAACGCTTTCATTTTTTACCGTGCGGATCGTTATGACATCAAAGGCAAAGAGTTGCTGAAAACGCTGTCGAAATGGTACATCGTTGACATGGGTTTCCGCAACCTGCTGCTGGGTTACCGCAATGCCGACCGGGGGCATGTCCTGGAAAATCTCGTTTATCTGGAATTGCTCCGGCGCGGCTATACGGTTTCCATCGGAAAAATAGGACCGCTGGAAGTGGATTTCATTGCGACGAACCAAACGGAAAAACATTATATTCAGGTCACGGAAACCATGCTCGGCGAAGAAACCCGCGCCCGCGAACTGGAACCGTTGCGGAAAATTTCGGACAACTACCCCAAAACGGTTTTGACCATGGACCGGAATTTCCTGACCAACGAGGATGGCATTGAAATCGTCAATCTCATCGACTGGCTGCTTGGGTGA
- a CDS encoding DEAD/DEAH box helicase family protein — protein sequence MDGLSQKIKEIEKRLAEIAAERTALEGELISLQRQFRKQSENMFSPEEKIAIFRRLFHGRQDVYPRRFESRKSGKSGYQPACANEWRRGICNKPKIKCGVCSSRQYLPVTDQTVEMHLRGDDGFGHDFTMGVYPLLENDSCRFLAVDFDKKEFERDATAFLETCRHYKIPAALERSRSGNGAHIWIFFSEEVPARQARRMGCFLLTETMEHCPELGFDSYDRFFPNQDSMPSGGFGNLIALPLQAKPRRAGNSVFLDEDFQPHSDQWKYLSGLTAMSCEEVDSYANRAAETGRITGVKMPVMEDDTEPPWEQPPSRQKKTENLQAGLTEVIDIVIENQFYFRKSQLTPRLHTALLRLAAFQNPEFYRCQAMRMPVYDKPRIICCAEEFPEYIGLPRGCADDIAKLLIENKIRYQVQDRRFTGIRHPYSFTGVLRREQERAAEALLKYDLGVLSASTAFGKTVVAIHLLAKRSVSTLILVHRVQLLNQWKSRLTKFLTISQEQIGFIGSGKRNATKIIDVATIQSLVKKGVVDDIVADYGMVIVDECHHLSAFSFEAVIRQCKSRYVLGLSATLTRKDGHHPIIFMQCGPVRYQVDDRHQARERPFDHRVVARETATVLPEALRAKERIAIHEVYDLLIRDEHRNAMIVADVLDALKCGRSPVVITERKEHLSCLEEKFAGVENLFVLRGGMKRKTFEQTLWQLQQVPDSSPRLLLATGRFLGEGFDDSRLDTLFLTMPISWRGTLAQYAGRLHRLYERKTEVVIYDYVDRKIRMTEKMFERRQKGYRTIGYRISDENELSFSDGCIQPSNDA from the coding sequence ATGGACGGCCTGTCGCAAAAGATCAAAGAGATTGAAAAGCGATTAGCCGAAATTGCGGCGGAACGAACGGCATTGGAGGGAGAGCTAATTTCTCTTCAACGGCAGTTCCGGAAGCAAAGCGAAAATATGTTTTCGCCAGAAGAGAAAATTGCGATTTTTCGACGTTTGTTCCATGGTCGCCAGGATGTTTATCCGCGCCGTTTCGAGAGCCGGAAAAGTGGCAAATCCGGGTATCAACCGGCTTGTGCCAACGAATGGCGTCGTGGAATCTGCAATAAGCCGAAAATCAAGTGCGGCGTCTGTTCTTCACGGCAATATCTTCCGGTTACTGACCAAACAGTTGAAATGCATCTGCGTGGAGACGATGGCTTCGGGCATGATTTCACCATGGGCGTTTATCCGTTGCTTGAAAATGACAGTTGCCGATTTCTGGCGGTGGATTTCGACAAGAAGGAGTTCGAGCGTGATGCCACGGCGTTTCTGGAGACTTGCCGCCACTACAAAATTCCTGCGGCGCTGGAACGTTCCCGGTCAGGGAACGGAGCACATATCTGGATCTTTTTCAGCGAAGAAGTTCCGGCGCGGCAAGCGCGACGTATGGGATGTTTTCTGCTGACCGAAACAATGGAACACTGCCCCGAGCTGGGGTTTGATTCTTATGACCGTTTTTTTCCGAATCAGGACAGCATGCCTTCCGGCGGTTTCGGCAATCTGATCGCCTTGCCGCTTCAGGCCAAACCCCGGCGTGCGGGAAACAGCGTTTTTCTTGATGAGGATTTTCAGCCCCACTCCGATCAATGGAAATATCTTTCCGGGCTTACCGCCATGAGTTGTGAAGAAGTGGATTCCTATGCAAACCGTGCGGCTGAAACCGGCCGGATTACCGGCGTGAAAATGCCGGTAATGGAAGATGATACGGAACCGCCGTGGGAACAGCCGCCGTCTCGGCAAAAGAAAACGGAGAACCTGCAGGCCGGATTGACGGAAGTAATCGATATCGTGATTGAAAATCAGTTTTATTTTCGGAAGTCACAATTGACGCCCCGCTTGCATACCGCATTATTGCGTCTGGCCGCGTTCCAAAATCCGGAATTTTATCGTTGTCAAGCGATGCGGATGCCGGTATATGATAAACCGCGGATTATCTGCTGCGCGGAAGAGTTCCCCGAATATATCGGTCTGCCGCGCGGCTGCGCCGATGACATTGCCAAGCTTCTGATTGAAAACAAGATCCGTTATCAGGTGCAAGACAGGCGTTTTACCGGAATCCGTCATCCGTATTCTTTTACCGGAGTTCTGCGAAGGGAGCAGGAAAGGGCAGCCGAAGCGCTGCTGAAATATGACCTCGGCGTATTGTCCGCTTCCACCGCTTTCGGAAAAACCGTGGTGGCGATCCATCTTTTGGCAAAGCGTTCGGTGAGCACCCTGATTCTGGTTCACCGGGTGCAATTGCTGAACCAGTGGAAAAGCCGCCTGACGAAATTCCTGACGATTTCGCAGGAACAGATTGGCTTCATCGGTTCCGGAAAACGGAACGCTACAAAAATCATTGATGTCGCCACCATTCAAAGTTTGGTAAAGAAAGGTGTTGTCGATGATATCGTCGCCGATTATGGAATGGTAATTGTGGATGAATGTCATCACCTTTCCGCATTTTCATTCGAGGCGGTTATTCGTCAGTGCAAGAGCAGATATGTTCTCGGCCTTTCTGCGACACTGACCCGAAAAGACGGTCACCATCCGATTATTTTCATGCAGTGCGGTCCAGTGCGCTATCAGGTGGATGACCGTCACCAAGCCCGGGAACGGCCATTCGACCATCGGGTCGTCGCCAGAGAAACTGCGACGGTTCTTCCTGAAGCCTTGAGAGCCAAAGAACGAATCGCAATCCATGAAGTTTATGATTTGCTGATCCGTGATGAACACCGGAATGCCATGATTGTTGCAGACGTTCTTGACGCGTTGAAATGCGGCAGGTCTCCGGTCGTAATTACCGAACGCAAGGAACATTTGTCCTGTTTGGAAGAGAAATTCGCCGGAGTTGAAAATCTGTTTGTACTGCGCGGAGGAATGAAGCGCAAGACATTTGAACAAACCTTGTGGCAGTTGCAGCAAGTACCGGATTCATCCCCTCGTCTGCTGCTGGCCACCGGAAGATTTCTCGGAGAAGGCTTTGATGATTCCAGACTCGACACCCTGTTTCTAACCATGCCTATTTCATGGCGTGGAACTCTAGCGCAATACGCCGGCAGACTGCATCGGTTGTATGAGCGGAAAACAGAAGTCGTCATTTACGATTATGTCGATCGAAAAATCAGAATGACGGAAAAAATGTTCGAACGGCGGCAGAAAGGGTATCGAACGATCGGTTATCGCATTTCCGATGAAAATGAATTATCCTTTTCGGATGGATGCATTCAGCCATCCAATGATGCCTGA
- a CDS encoding DUF6364 family protein translates to MATTKLTLSVDPEVIAKARRISKLRKTSVSAMFSRYIATLEESKQRETPLPPMTKRALALAAGTAPVPENWDYRDELKDILDERYGLK, encoded by the coding sequence ATGGCAACGACAAAACTGACATTGAGCGTTGACCCGGAAGTGATCGCCAAGGCCCGCCGAATCTCGAAGCTGAGAAAGACGAGCGTGTCCGCGATGTTTTCGCGTTATATCGCCACCTTGGAGGAGAGCAAACAGAGGGAAACTCCCTTGCCGCCGATGACCAAGCGCGCTCTGGCGCTCGCGGCCGGAACCGCCCCGGTGCCGGAGAATTGGGATTATCGCGATGAGCTGAAAGATATTCTTGACGAAAGGTACGGCCTTAAATGA
- a CDS encoding PIN domain-containing protein, with product MKKVFIDTSILLDVFLNRESFVEPAAAVFADCESGKVKGIVSAISLNNVHYILSRHIGKNKALEAVRIVLNVFTVAALDEKILRLAADLSHKGFEDAIQFHSAVAAGATCIITRDASHFPKDEVPVLSPADYLEMNL from the coding sequence ATGAAGAAGGTATTCATCGATACCAGCATTCTGCTGGATGTCTTTTTGAATCGGGAATCTTTCGTGGAACCAGCGGCGGCAGTCTTTGCCGACTGCGAGTCCGGCAAAGTCAAAGGCATCGTTTCGGCGATTTCTCTGAACAACGTGCATTACATTCTTTCCCGGCATATCGGGAAGAACAAGGCGTTGGAGGCGGTGCGGATTGTGCTGAACGTTTTTACTGTTGCTGCTCTGGACGAAAAAATATTGCGCCTTGCCGCCGATCTGTCGCACAAGGGTTTCGAGGATGCGATCCAGTTCCATTCCGCAGTCGCGGCCGGAGCAACCTGCATCATTACGCGCGATGCCAGCCATTTCCCGAAGGATGAAGTTCCGGTTCTGTCACCCGCCGATTATCTGGAAATGAATTTGTAA
- a CDS encoding transposase domain-containing protein has translation MARTKACLSANFRESDFLTLASLLGVVSFDALTNAMQKCGLATKRYRKLPLELMAYYVICLSLYSSVSLQEVLRCLL, from the coding sequence ATGGCGCGTACAAAAGCTTGTTTGTCGGCTAATTTTCGTGAAAGTGATTTTTTGACCTTAGCCTCTCTGCTTGGAGTTGTTTCTTTCGATGCGCTCACCAATGCGATGCAAAAATGCGGTCTTGCAACAAAACGCTATCGCAAATTGCCGTTGGAATTGATGGCATATTACGTTATTTGTCTTTCGCTCTACTCGAGCGTGTCTTTGCAGGAAGTTCTTCGATGCCTCCTGTAA
- a CDS encoding IS4 family transposase, with translation MQWLKLKLPCGAIEGRGGISRARKRLGSKLMEVLFQDVCRPLASSESTFAFYKKWRLMAIDGTTFALPDEKANSDYFGLPPCSRGTTAFPQLRLTAMIEVGTHAITAATHGPFREGENTQAKRLIPHLDSSMLLIADRGFGCYPFFAEAMTSEAALLFRIRNNMKFECEKMLPDGSFLSTFYSGLEHRKKINGIQVRIIEYTLKGAKEKYRLITNILVPEEAPAIELAQLYQERWEIEIGYDELKNHLKLPGTNLRSKTPELVIQELYGFFLAHYTVRTLMYKAALKKHIDPDSLSFSGTVRILRRKITSARFPPQ, from the coding sequence ATGCAGTGGCTGAAGTTAAAACTTCCCTGCGGAGCCATTGAAGGCCGCGGAGGAATTTCACGCGCAAGAAAACGCTTGGGCAGTAAGTTAATGGAAGTCTTATTTCAAGATGTTTGTCGCCCTCTGGCCTCGTCGGAGTCAACATTTGCTTTTTACAAAAAATGGCGCTTGATGGCGATAGACGGAACAACTTTCGCTCTCCCGGATGAAAAAGCGAACAGTGATTATTTTGGTCTCCCGCCTTGTTCTCGCGGAACCACGGCGTTTCCTCAATTACGTTTGACGGCAATGATTGAAGTCGGCACACACGCCATCACAGCTGCAACACATGGACCTTTCCGGGAAGGCGAGAATACTCAAGCAAAGCGTTTGATTCCTCACTTGGACTCAAGCATGCTGTTGATTGCCGACCGTGGCTTCGGCTGTTATCCATTTTTTGCGGAAGCTATGACATCCGAAGCTGCTTTGCTGTTTCGGATCCGAAATAATATGAAATTTGAATGTGAAAAGATGTTGCCTGACGGCTCATTTTTGAGTACATTTTACAGCGGTTTAGAACATCGGAAAAAGATCAATGGAATTCAGGTGCGGATTATTGAATATACACTCAAAGGTGCGAAAGAGAAATACCGCCTGATCACAAATATACTTGTGCCGGAAGAAGCTCCGGCAATTGAACTCGCACAATTGTACCAGGAACGATGGGAAATTGAAATTGGGTATGACGAGTTAAAAAATCACTTGAAATTGCCGGGGACAAATCTACGAAGCAAAACCCCGGAATTGGTTATTCAGGAACTTTATGGATTTTTCCTTGCACACTATACGGTACGGACATTGATGTACAAGGCGGCACTGAAAAAACACATTGATCCGGATTCGTTATCGTTTAGCGGAACTGTCAGGATTTTGCGGAGAAAGATCACCTCCGCGCGTTTTCCCCCTCAGTAG
- a CDS encoding transposase: MNCHSNRMNPANMIKEQQLDLFADRTSCHDFVTNQFRLLLSSPAYILMVRFRALLLTGTEFVETTCGNIRLYLVKIGPLCDGIPEKFMLLFQVIIPIRTSSA, encoded by the coding sequence ATCAATTGTCATAGCAACAGAATGAATCCTGCAAATATGATCAAGGAGCAACAACTTGACCTTTTTGCCGATCGGACGAGTTGCCATGATTTTGTAACAAACCAGTTCCGGCTTCTGCTTTCAAGTCCGGCCTATATTCTCATGGTACGGTTTCGGGCATTGCTGTTGACTGGAACTGAATTTGTCGAGACTACCTGCGGCAATATTCGGTTATACCTGGTGAAAATCGGCCCATTGTGCGACGGAATACCAGAAAAATTTATGTTGCTCTTTCAAGTGATTATCCCAATCAGAACCTCCTCCGCTTGA
- a CDS encoding winged helix-turn-helix domain-containing protein, translating into MSSIIHITKPEARRFLVRYHGLDGAASWEGADGIMQCFERLGAIQYDPLDVVGRNPDLVLQARIAGYRRGQIDELLYRERLLVDQWDKQMSIYQTAEWAHRTRLRTAYAEAVHHWLRHYRNSEAALETLDAVLAALAEKGPVLPARLDFGAVPNHSGWGSRKVAGVALEYLAARGEVGIHSRRNTQKIYALIGDLLPPEVLNAAEPFADEHEFLLWYALRRVEAVGLAANRSGGTWLVNLLDSTPRRTPLLEELVEQGRLLRIAVDGSRERLYMPARYRRLLETSEERERRVRFLAPLDNMLFDRKLVATVFGFEYSWEVYVSEAKRRYGYYVLPVLYGDELIARFEPELHRGDAPLVIKNWWWEPGVRRTPELRRAITAAKRQFHTFLTVKSPEVAAK; encoded by the coding sequence ATGAGTTCGATCATCCATATCACCAAGCCTGAAGCCAGGCGTTTCCTGGTTCGTTATCATGGTCTCGACGGGGCTGCTTCGTGGGAAGGCGCTGACGGGATCATGCAGTGTTTCGAACGGCTTGGCGCTATCCAGTACGACCCGCTGGATGTGGTTGGCCGCAATCCCGATTTGGTGCTTCAAGCCCGGATTGCCGGTTATCGTCGCGGCCAGATTGACGAACTGCTCTATCGGGAACGTCTGCTGGTCGATCAGTGGGATAAGCAGATGTCGATTTACCAGACTGCCGAATGGGCGCACCGAACCCGGCTTCGGACGGCTTATGCCGAAGCCGTCCACCATTGGTTAAGGCATTACCGCAATTCCGAAGCCGCGTTGGAGACCCTCGACGCGGTCTTGGCGGCATTGGCCGAAAAGGGGCCGGTGTTGCCGGCTAGGCTCGATTTCGGCGCCGTGCCGAATCATTCGGGGTGGGGATCGCGCAAAGTTGCCGGCGTTGCTTTGGAATATCTGGCCGCTCGTGGCGAAGTCGGAATCCATTCCAGGCGCAATACCCAGAAAATTTATGCGCTGATCGGCGATCTGTTGCCGCCGGAAGTGTTGAATGCCGCCGAACCTTTCGCCGATGAACACGAATTTCTGTTGTGGTATGCGCTGCGCCGGGTGGAGGCGGTCGGCCTGGCGGCGAACCGCTCCGGCGGCACCTGGTTGGTCAATCTGCTCGATTCGACGCCGCGGCGGACGCCGTTGCTGGAAGAACTGGTGGAGCAGGGGCGTCTTTTGCGGATTGCGGTGGACGGGAGCCGGGAGCGACTTTACATGCCGGCGCGTTACCGTCGGCTCCTGGAAACCTCGGAGGAAAGGGAACGGAGGGTACGCTTCCTGGCGCCGCTGGACAATATGCTTTTCGATCGCAAACTGGTGGCGACGGTGTTCGGCTTCGAATACTCCTGGGAAGTATATGTGTCGGAAGCCAAACGGCGTTATGGCTATTATGTGCTGCCGGTGTTGTATGGCGATGAATTGATCGCCCGTTTCGAACCGGAGCTGCATCGGGGAGATGCCCCGTTGGTCATCAAAAACTGGTGGTGGGAACCCGGCGTGCGCCGCACTCCGGAATTACGCCGCGCCATCACCGCCGCCAAACGGCAGTTTCACACTTTTCTGACGGTGAAATCACCGGAGGTTGCCGCTAAATAG